In the Ranitomeya imitator isolate aRanImi1 chromosome 2, aRanImi1.pri, whole genome shotgun sequence genome, gctccagtacgccccatatacagtgctccagtacgccccatatacagtgctccagtacgccccatatacagtgctccagtacgccccatatacagtgctccagtacgccccatatacagtgctccagtacgccccatatacagtgctccagtacgccccatatacagtgctccagtacgccccatatacagtgctccagtacgccccatatacagtgctccagtacgccccatatacagtgctccagtacgccccatatacagtgctccagtacgccccatatacagtgctccagtacgccccatatacagtgctccagtacgccccatatacagtgctccagtacgccccatatacagtgctccagtacgccccatatacagtgctccagtacgccccatatacagtgctccagtacgccccatatacagtgctccagtacgccccatatacagtgctccagtacgccccatatacagtgctccagtacgccccatatacagtgctccagtacgccccatatacagtgctccagtacgccccatatacagtgctccagtacgccccatatacagtgctccagtacgccccatatacagtgctccagtacgccccatatacagtgctccagtacgccccatatacagtgctccagtacgccccatatacagtgctccagtacgccccatatacagtgctccagtacgccccatatacagtgctccagtacgccccatatacagtgctccagtacgccccatatacagtgctccagtacgccccatatacagtgctccagtacgccccatatacagtgctccagtacgccccatatacagtgctccagtacgccccatatacagtgctccagtacgccccatatacagtgctccagtacgccccatatacagtgctccagtacgccccatatacagtgctccagtacgccccatatacagtgctccagtacgccccatatacagtgctccagtacgccccatatacagtgctccagtacgccccatatacagtgctccagtacgccccatatacagtgctccagtacgccccatatacagtgctccagtacgccccatatacagtgctccagtacgccccatatacagtgctccagtacgccccatatacagtgctccagtacgccccatatacagtgctccagtacgccccatatacagtgctccagtacgccccatatacagtgctccagtatgcCACATATACAGTACTGTATGCCCCATatgcagtgctccagtacgccacatatacagtgctccagtacgccacaTATACAAtggtccagtacgccccatatacagtgctccagtacgctgtATATATGTCCACAATCTCCTGTACAaggcacaaaaaggagcttttcttaCTCTCAGACATGGTCCGGTCTGACgggcatctctggtcttgatccggaGCCTCCTGTCTTCTTATGATCACCGGCCTCCTTTCTTagtgtggatgatgcatcctacATCTTCCTCACAATGTcctcatcgcgctcctgcgcaggtgcccTTGTTTTTGACCTTTGAAGAGTAGAGAACAGTACTGTAATACACATGCATCGGCTTTACCTATGTGTCATTAGACCTTTCCTGGCATATCCACACTACGGTACTGTTACTGTGCCCTCGGCAGGACAGAGAGAAGTATGtctgcacaggagcacgatggcAGAAACTGTGGATAACGCAGGTCTGCACAGCTAGCGTGATGGCGGAAACTAGATGACGCAGgtctgcacaggagcgcgatggtgGAAACTGGATGGTGCAGGtctgcacaggagcacgatggagGAAATTGTGGATGACGAAGgtctgcacaggagcgcgatggtgGAAACTGGATGACGAATGtctgcacaggagcacgatggagGGAACTGGATGAGGAAGGTCTGCACCAGAGCGCGATGGTGGAAACTGGATGACGAAGGTCTGCGCAGGAGTGCGATGGAGGAAACTGAATGGTGTAGgtctgcacaggagcgcgatggtgGAAACTGGATGAGGAAGGTCTGCACAGGAGTGCAATGGAGGAAACTGGATGATGAAGGTCTGCACAGGAGTGCGATGGAGGAAACTGGATGACGAAGGTCTGCACAGGAGTTCGATGGAAGAAACTGGATGACGAAGGTCTGCACATGAGCACGATGGCGGTAACTGGATGGTGCAGGTCTGCACAGGAGCTCGATTGTGCCAACTGGATGGTGTAGGTCTGCACTGGAGCGCGATGGAGGAAACTGGATGGTGCAGGTCTGCACAGGAGTGCGATGGAGGAAACTGGATGACGAAGGTCTGCACATGAGCACGATGGCGGTAACTGGATGGTGCAGGtctgcacaggagcacgatggagGAAACTGTGGATGACGAAGgcctgcacaggagcgtgatgGAGGAAACTGGATGGTGCAGGTCTGCATAGGAGCGCGATGGGGGAAACTGTGGATGTCGAAGGTCTGCACAGGAGCGCGTTGGAGGAAACTGGATTGTGCAGGTCTGCACAGGAGTGCGATGGAGTAAACTGGATGATGCAGGGTCTGCACAGGAGCGCGATTGTGGAAACTGGATGATGAAGgtctgcacaggagcgcgatggagGAAACTGAATGATGAAGGTCTGCACAGGAACACGATGGAGGAAACTGGATGATGAAGGTCTGCACAGGAGTGCGATGGAGGAAACTGGATGGTGCAAGTCTGCACAGGAGTGCGATGGGGGAAACTGGATGACGAAGGTCTGCACAGGAGTGCGATGGAGGAAACTGGATGGTGCAAGTCTGCACAGGAGTGCGATGGAGGAAACTGTGGATGACGAAGGTCTCCACAGGAGCACGATGGGGGAAACTATGGATGATGAAGGTCTGCACAGGAGCGAGATGGAGGAAACTGGATGATGAAGGtctgcacaggagcacgatggagGAAACTGGATGACGAAGGTCTTCACAGGAGCGCGATGGAGGAAACTGTGGATCACGAAGGtctgcacaggagcacgatgggggAAACTGGATGATGAAGGTCTGCACAGGAGCGAGATGGAGGAAACTGGATGATGAAGGtctgcacaggagcacgatggagGAAACTGGATGACGAAGGtctgcacaggagcacgatggcGGAAACTGTGGATGATGAAGGtctgcacaggagcacgatggagGAAACTGGATGATGAAGgtctgcacaggagcgcgatggagGAAACTGGATGATGAAGGtctgcacaggagcacgatggagGAAACTGGATGATGAAGGTCTGCACAGGAGCGTGATGGAGGAAATTGGATGACGAAGgtctgcacaggagcgcgatggcgGAAACTGTGGATGATGAAGGtctgcacaggagcacgatgggTGAAACTGGATGATGAAGGTCTGCACGGGAGCACGATGGAGGAAACTGGATGATGAAGgtctgcacaggagcgcgatggagGAAACTGGATGACGAAGgtctgcacaggagcgcgatggcgGAAACTGTGGATGACGTAGGATTCTTTATCCACACGAAACGGGGAAGGAGGACGAGGATCACAAGAGGGGAGGCTGcagatcaagaccagagacgcccgtCAGACCAGACTGCGCCATAGGGGAGAATAAGAAAAGccctttttgtatcttgcagagcaATTAGGGGACATGCTAGAATGTAGTAATGGTAAAATGCTGGCGGTAccttatatggggaaaacctggggtCTGGTTCCTCTAGACTTATTTGGAGCTGCAGCTGCATCCAGCCAAGGTGGTGCCCACACGGCAGGTGGGGTTTTCAAATATGATGTTGCCTGTAGGTTTCACAATGTGACTGCTTTTTCTTGGTACTTTTCTTGCCAGTGCACCTGCTCAGCTTGGAGGTAGGAAGAGCAAGCAAGTGTGCACCGGAGCCTAAGTTCTCGGCTTTATTTAAATAGACGGCATCGTACTTGGCAGTCGCTTACATAGGCTGAGCCCGCTTCAGTACGCGCGGACTAATCTGTAATATATCGGTCAGTGCGCATTGACTGCCGTACTTCTTGCCAGCACGAGTCCTGTTTGTGTCAGACAATGCACTACAAGAACAATTTATTTAGTGGAgctcaaaagatcatttcacccatgaAAAGTGCATTCACGATGGTCATGTGGTGTAAATGGACCTTTCAGCTTTAGAGGGGATCTGTCCACAAATTTCTCAGGACAACGTGCTTAAATTATAGACCCACTCCCTTCATTCCACTGTGTTTTCAGATCATAATGGAATGTGCCACTTTCCATAAGGATGTGGCAAGGCAGTTCGTGTTCACCCGTCGTGATGGCAGAGTCCCCTACAGTGATTAGTGCTGGCTCGCCACAGTTAGGACAAGAAAGCGGCGAGGAGCGAGTGCTGTCGATAGCGCATGTAAGGAGTGGGGCAGAGAGAGATCCACCAGCTTCCTATAATGGCATTGTAAGCAAGCTGGAGGTCAATCAATGGCAGTCTGGTCTGCCATAGATCACAGCATGATTGATTGTGATAGAGGCGAGAGTTTGGGTAATGCATTGTACTATGTAGGCAGTACGGTATATTATTGATGCCATCAAAGTTCCCTGATGGGACTAACAAttattgtaaaaagaaaaaaatgttttcaagtGCCTAAAAAATATAAATTATGAATATGGCACAGGaaagaaaaagaacaaaaaacTTATGTCAGAATTACCTTTTATGTACATAATGCTTCACAAAAATGAAAGGCAATCTGTCTGCGGATTCATGCTGCCTAAACTTCACAGCACTTGCTGCATTATTGGAATGATGCATTACTGATACTAAAATGCTGCATTACTGATGCTGAAATGCTGCATTACTGATGCTGAAATGCTGCATTACTGATgctgaaatgctgcagtgtttcagagaaaacacagTCAAAAGCCAGACGGGGACTGTGTGTTTTGGACTATTCGAGGCTGATCTCCGACGGCCTATCCCTGCTCCTTGACAGGTCTTTCTGTCCTCTGTACAGAGTGAGCAGTCACTGAAAGTACCAGGGCATGGTGAGCAGTGACTGTGATCACCCGAGCATGTCTCCACAACTGAGAGACGGCAGCTTCCTGGAGGAAATAAGTAAATTTACTGTACGCTATTGACGTACAGAATGACCCTATATCTACAGGTAAATGGCGGTTTCcaaggagacaggttccctttaacccctctccCAGAATGTAGCTGCTGCTCACTCTCGGCCAAGGTCTGGGCAGGCACCGGCGGCCGAGCCACATGGATACTAGCTctacactatgaaagataaaagcacTCATTGCAGGAGAATGGCAGCAGATAGAAAAATCAATTGCAAACGTGCTTCTTTTCATACTATGtaactaaagcaatttaataacatgaGAATACCTCTTCAAAGTGTTGGTTGCCGCAGTTGGCTAAGCACACGAGCAAGGGCAAGTGTGATCGGCCATGAACAAAGCATCCTTCCTTCCGACGTCATACTCTCATAGGCTGCCGTGCCGCGTGAGACTTCAGTTACATGATAGTGTTCCAGGAAAGTTGCTATGACTTCTAGTGTTCGCTATAGCGAGACTACCTGACATGTGACTGAGCAATCTCAGCATGGATGAAAGCTTTGTGATAGTCCCAAGAAGATAAGCAACCGAGACCGTATACGTACAGTACCTGATGTGTCTGGGAGTAATCGGCATAGGAATGTTCTATGTATAAATGCCATATACATCGCAGACATTACAGAACTTGTCTTTTCTCTCTTGTAGTCCTCTAACAAAAGTAAAGTTGATCAATGAGCTGAACGCACGCGAGGCCAAACTTGGGGTGAAGGAGTCCGTGTCTTGGCATCAGGATTACAAAGACAGCGCTTGGCTCTTTCTGGGTGAGTAGATCATGACGGAGCCCTTACTTTACAGCACTGTGATCGTGTGTTGTGGAGGTAACCCTTGTACGCTCCTTCTTGTTCTCAGGTGGGCTGCCATTTGAGCTGACAGAAGGGGACATCATCTGCGTCTTCTCACAGTGAGTTCATGATTGTTCTGCTTGTTTTCCCATCTTCATTATTCTGAATATTcctgttaaacttttttttttgtgttaacgaTTATATGAAAACCAAAACTAGTTAATTGATCTCTTTTCTTTCCAACATCCAAACATCGAGGTTTTAAATAGTTTGAGCTTTGCAGCATGTTATAGCCACGTGTTGCTCACTATATGCCACGTCATGGGAGGCTCTGCGCGGTAGCCGGATAGCTCTTGAGGGCTATCGGTCAGCAcaatgactgctcaaaccaagtACAGGAGACAAAAAGAATCAGCAAACCGCATCAATACCAGGCGGTCTGGAACAGGAGCAGAAGTGTCAGGCAAAAGGATTGTCCGCATACGGCAAGGGTGTGAACCAGGCCAAGCCGAGCTTATAACTGGCTGCTCAGAATGGAAGTAGATTGGCCACTGTCTAATTATTTGTACAAATATGCAGCAAACATCTGTTAAATCTAGTTACTCAACAAAGACAAAATTTACTTTTTGGATGTAAAAGGAGGtctgcataataaaaaaaaaaatataaaaaatctagtTACTAATACAATGTAAAAAGAAAATCTAGCTAATCCACATATCCATGTTCTTTGGGTCGGTGTTTGCTGTTAATTGTGGGAAACCACCTTGCAATAGACTTTATTAGAGAGACACCGCCACAGCCAGATTTGGAATTTGATGACCCCTTTTTGCTTTTTATTAATGGttaccttccaagagccataacttttttccatTATTCCGTAGAGTTGTATGTTAGTGGTACCATCTGTAGATACATAACCTCATTTTATTAGCTCTTTATGGGGAGGAATATAAGCCAAACAATGATATAGCCATTAATTTTCCATTTTAAATGTGACATTATTCACTCTGCTGCATAAAGAAAGTGTATTCTGTAGATCAGAGTGATCCCAAATTTACATGTAATTATTTTATTActttaaaaaaactaaaaataaatggAGTTAATAAAAAGAAATGCTGAGATCTGAGCGAGGTTTTGTCCCAGCAGTGGGAGCTCGGTATGTCCCGGCATCGGTTGTCTCTGGGACGTACATGTTCGTCCTGACGTGGTCAGTTTCACCCCACCAGGACGCCCTTTTTCAGGAAAGTGTTAGTCTTTCTATATTTATTTCATGAAAGTCTTTCTATCTAGGTATGGGGAAATAGTGAATATTAACCTGGTGCGTGATAAAGTGACCGGCCGCTCCCGTGGATTCTGCTTTCTGTGCTATGAAGACCAGAGGAGCACAGTCCTGGCTGTAGATAACTTTAATGGCATCAAGGTGAGCGGGAGATGGCAGTTTTGTGACACAAGGAGAGCGGGAGATGGCGGTTTTAGGGCACAAGGTGAGCTGGAGATGGCGGTTTTGTGACACAAGGAGAGCGGGAGATGGCGGTTTTAGGGCACAAGGTGAGCGGGAGATGGCGGTTTTGTGACACAAGGAGAGCGGGAGATGGCGGTTTTAGGGCACAAGGTGAGCGGGAGATGGCGGTTTTGGGTCACAAGGAGAGCGGGAGATGGTGGTTTTGGGGCACAAGGTGAGCAGGAGATGACGGTTTTGGGACACAAGGAGAGCGGGAGATGGCGGTTTTGGGACACAAGGTGAGCAGGAGACGGCGGTTTTGGGGCACAAGGTGAGCGGGAGATGGCGGTTTTGGGACACAAGGTGAGCGGGAGATGGCGGTTTTGGGACACAAGGTGAGCGGGGGATGGCGGTTTTGGGACACAAGGTGAGCGGGAGATGGCGGTTTTGGGACACAAGGTGAGCGGCGGATGGCGGTTTTGGGACACAAGGTGAGCGGGAGATGGCGGTTTTGGGACACAAGGTGAGCGGGAGATGGCGGTTTTGGGACACGTACTCACTATATTTGCTTCCGTGACACCCTATTCTAATTCCAATATGAAGTTGGTCTAGCCTTTCACAGCTTTCACTCTTTTGAGACTTTTTTCCCATTAATTCAGAAGAGCATTTATGAGGTCAGACATTGATGTTGGAGGAGAGGACTGGGATCATAATCTTTGTTCTAGCTGATCCCAAAGGTGTCGTTTGGGATCCAGTTCTTCTACACCATTGTCTTTATGGACCTTCCTTTGGCTCTTCCCCAACCTGTTCCtgtaataatcttttatttatttatttttttttttcctgtaaagttGGAAGCATACAATTGCCTTAAGTGATTTGGTATGCAgaagcattaagatttcccttcactagGACTTAGCCCTGAAACACGACCCTATAGTAATATCTCTCCTCCACCAAACTGTACAGCGGACACAATGCAGTCAGGCGGGTAACGTCGTCCTGGCAGTCACCAAACCCAGACGCTTCCATCAGAtcccagatagagaagtgtgactcCATGGAAcaggtctcctccagagtccagtggggtCAGctctacaccactccatccgacacttgccattgtgcttggtgatgtacggctgcatgcagtgtAGTTGCTTGGCCATGGAAGATCATGTATTTGTGCTGATGTCCATACCAGATGAGATTTGGACTTTGCAGTTATGGAGTTAGCCAAGTGCagagacttttctgccctctgctccccaGTGACTCCACCATGAGTTGCTGAGCTCTCTGAACACTTACACTTGTTCTACAGTAACTCTTCGTTTATCTATGTAATAATTAGGAGCAATTTAATGAACTGACTTGTTCCATCAGTGACTCGTACGTCTGTACTACGCAGGTATCAGCGTCCTCTTCACAACCACCCATTCTGTAACACATTAGTGAAGGCAGACGGTGTACACTTACGGCGACAGCAATGAAAATCCTGAATTCAATGTGCAAAAGAAGTGTCTTAATATTTAATATAAtatgattatatatttttttccggCAGCTGAGAGGGCGAACAATCCGTGTGGATCATGTCTCCAATTATCGGCCACCTAAAGACGGTGAAGATATTGATGATGTGACGCGACAATTGCGGGAGAGCGGCTGTGGTGCACGGACTCCCTCCCCATCTGCATCAGACGAAGATGCAGAAGAATTGCAGAGGACGAGGAAAGGTATCTATTTTCCTGTGATTGCTGGTCAGGGGGCTTTGATGATGAAGGTGACACCGGTAGATAGTTATTGTGAAAGCCTGATCATACCTACAGTAACTGATGGTTTAATGTTCTAACAACGTAAAAGAATCCAGTAGTGACtgtcaggccacgttcacacgttcagtatttgtagccaaaaccaggagcggtgataaatacagaagtggtgacgtgtttctatgatacttttcctctgattgttccactatcatagaaacacgtcaccacttctgtatttatcaccgctcctggttttggctactgaACGTCTGAACGTGGCCTGACAGTGACTACTGGATTCTTTTACGTTGTTAGAACGTAAAAGACATCTGTAgagacattacacacagagtgatctatttcacgtgtttatttctgttaatgttgatgattatggcttacagccaatgaaaaccccaaagtcattatctcagtaaattagaatactttataacatcagcttggaaAATTATTTTAACTTCTGaaatgtttgcctactgaaatgtatgttcagtaaatgcactcagtacttggtccggctccttttgcatcaattagtgcATCATTGCGGTGTGGCAtgtaggcgatcagcctgtggcactgctgaggggttatggaagcccaggttgctttgatagcagccttctgctcatctgcattgttgggtctggtgtctctcatcttcctcttgacaatactccatagattctctatgtggttaaggtcaggcgagtttgctgccaatcaagcacagtgatactgttgtatataaaccaggtattggtacttttggcagtgtggacaggtgccgagtcctgctggagaattacatttccatctccaaaaagcttgtcggcagatggaagcatgaagtgctctaaaatctcctggtagacggctgcgctgacgttggtcttgataaaacacagtggacctacaccagcagatgacatggctccccaaaccatcactgattgtggagacttcacactagacctcaggcagcttggattgtggcctctccactcttcctccagactcaggaaccttgatttccaaatgaaatacaaaatttactttcatctgaaaacaacaccttggacccctGACAACAATCCAGTTCTTtccctccttggcccaggtaagacgcttctggcattgtctattggtcatgagtggctgacacaaggaatgtgacacttgtagcccctgtcctggatacgtctgtgtgaggtgaagcaatgactccagcagcagtctactccttgtgaatctcccccaaatttttgaatggtattttcttaacaatcctttccaggctgcggttatcccagttgcctgTGCATCTTTttccaccacactttttccttccactccactttccattaatctgcttggatacagcactgtgtgaacagacagcttctttagcaattaccttttgtggcttcccctccttgtggagtgtgtcagtgacgccttctggacatctgtcaagtcagcagtcttccccatgattgtggtgctgctgaaacagactaagggacctttataaacacttaggaagacTTTgcgggtgttttttgttaattattctaatttactgagataatgactttggggttttcattgtctgtaagccgtaatcatcaacattaacagaaataaacaggtgaaatcgatcactctgtaatgactctatagaatatatgaatttcaccttttgtattgaagaactgaaataagttaactttttgatgatattctaattttgtgagaagcccctgtaatGGGGCTGAAACTCTGCTGTGTGTAGCGCAGGTCaccagatgattgcagcttctggtctcctaaggagactattgcaGACAGTAAAAgcaaagtttatatatatatatatatatatatatatatatatatatatatatatatatatatatatatatatatatatatatatatataataaaatataaaggTTCAGTTCACCCCCTttttgccacattcaaaataaaacaaaaaaaaaaatacatatatttggtatcgctgtttgagattggtaaacggcataacgagaaaaagaaTAAAAACCCTAggattaaggttttttttttggtcgctgcaacgttGCAATAAAGTACAATAACAGATTAAAACATCGTATCTACAcccaaatggtgtcaataaaaacgtcagctcggcacgcaaaaaataagccctcactcagccccagattACGAAACATTAAGATTTTAcaaatcttggaaaatggcgactttttttttttcttcttttttaccacttaaatttaaaaaaaaatctataaacatATCTAGTATCTACAAACTCTAAATGACCGGGAGAGTCTTTTTGCCaggttaccgtatttttcagactataagatgcactttttccccaaaaaaatatgTGAATAATGGGGGGGGTTGTCTTATAGTCCAAACGCAGGCTTACCATGAGGTTGCAGCAGTGTGTAGCAGTGTCCCTTCCTCAATGATCCGGTGGCAGCAGAAGTGTGGCGATGCTGAAGCTTGGTGTTGGTGGTGAGCAGTGcggagtgcatcattggtttccctgcggccatcttcctgaagccgtgggcggCATGTGCGCGGATTGAGATCTCGGCTGACCTCTTGCGCtccattttcctgaggctgtgggTTTGAGATCTtggctcggcttcaggaaaatggccgccggaggcttCGCGTGCGCAGaatgagatctcggcggccatttacctgaataagatggccgccgagatctcaatctgtgcacgcacaacctcaggaaaatggccgccgagaaacCAATGATACGCTCGGCTCTGCTGATCGTGGACACCAGGCCGCAGCTTCGCCACATTTCTGCCGCtgccttcctgaggaagggaccctgctcatgcAACACACTCTGCACTGCCTCCCCGCCGACACCGGACCCACAGCATCACACCGATGGGATACCCCAGGACTGCAGCCTTGCCCCACTTCtgctggcttcctgaggaagggaccctgctctacCATCgctagccctcaggtaagataccttaaattcggacaatatggccgggatcacacacagcgagatacggccgagtctcgcaggttaaaactaaGCTCtgggccggcactccggagcggagcgtgcggccgcacagcaatacatggagctccacgctccgctccggagtgccggtgccagagcttggttttaacatgcgagactcggccgtatctcgctgtgtgtgactccggcctaagatggATCCTCATCTtatcaaaatcctttttttttaaatatattttccaccccaaaatttggggtgtgt is a window encoding:
- the RBMX2 gene encoding RNA-binding motif protein, X-linked 2, whose amino-acid sequence is MNPLTKVKLINELNAREAKLGVKESVSWHQDYKDSAWLFLGGLPFELTEGDIICVFSQYGEIVNINLVRDKVTGRSRGFCFLCYEDQRSTVLAVDNFNGIKLRGRTIRVDHVSNYRPPKDGEDIDDVTRQLRESGCGARTPSPSASDEDAEELQRTRKEKKKKKKKTSKDRSTERSSGKATKGIKQERDDPGYDKYNANQPTSRDNRKTSPTETAPKSMSNQPRYERQSAHHGGPERRTEHRHALPEDKHRENGLKRPLDSEKREPDKRRK